The Mauremys reevesii isolate NIE-2019 linkage group 1, ASM1616193v1, whole genome shotgun sequence genome has a segment encoding these proteins:
- the FAM3B gene encoding protein FAM3B isoform X2: MRLGWSNLVKLSGLMLASVCAWYLGYMFADIVPEDSLSSAIENLQSIGEKPVLKAPPPKRQKCDHWSPCSPGSYAYRLLSGGGNEKFAKICFEDELLISEQKGNVGRGINIAIVNYKTGKVISTEFFDMWEGDFSGPMTTFIKNAPKGSLLLMVTHDDGSTRLNVDAKKAIAELGSKEIWNMKFRSSWVFIAAKGFNLPDNIEKEKINHSDNSKNRYNGWPAEIQIEGCIPVDLI; the protein is encoded by the exons ACCTTGTGAAGTTATCAGGACTTATGTTAGCATCGGTGTGTGCTTGGTATTTGGGATACATGTTTGCAGATATCGTACCTGAAGATTCACTATCATCAGCTATCGAAAATCTTCAGAGTATTGGAGAGAAACCAGTACTTAAGG CGCCACCCCCCAAAAGACAGAAATGTGACCATTGGTCTCCGTGCTCACCTGGGAGCTATGCTTATCGATTACTCAGTGGTGGTGGCAATGAAAAGTTTGCCAAGATTTGTTTTGAAGATGAGCT GCTCATAAGTGAACAGAAGGGTAATGTTGGAAGAGGTATAAACATTGCCATTGTGAATT ATAAAACAGGAAAAGTTATATCTACAGAGTTTTTTGACATGTGGGAAGGAG ACTTCTCGGGACCCATGACTACTTTCATTAAAAATGCACCTAAAGGGTCACTTCTCTTGATGGTGACCCATGATGATGGAAGCACCAG ATTAAACGTTGATGCAAAAAAAGCAATAGCAGAGCTTGGCAGTAAAGAAATATGGAACATGAAGTTCAGGTCAAGCTGGGTCTTTATAGCTGCCAAAGGTTTCAACCTACCAGATAACATTGAAAAAGAAAAG ATCAACCATTCTGACAATAGCAAGAACAGATATAACGGCTGGCCAGCTGAAATCCAGATAGAAGGTTGTATCCCAGTAGACCTGATCTGA
- the FAM3B gene encoding protein FAM3B isoform X1, whose protein sequence is MLASVCAWYLGYMFADIVPEDSLSSAIENLQSIGEKPVLKAPPPKRQKCDHWSPCSPGSYAYRLLSGGGNEKFAKICFEDELLISEQKGNVGRGINIAIVNYKTGKVISTEFFDMWEGDFSGPMTTFIKNAPKGSLLLMVTHDDGSTRLNVDAKKAIAELGSKEIWNMKFRSSWVFIAAKGFNLPDNIEKEKINHSDNSKNRYNGWPAEIQIEGCIPVDLI, encoded by the exons ATGTTAGCATCGGTGTGTGCTTGGTATTTGGGATACATGTTTGCAGATATCGTACCTGAAGATTCACTATCATCAGCTATCGAAAATCTTCAGAGTATTGGAGAGAAACCAGTACTTAAGG CGCCACCCCCCAAAAGACAGAAATGTGACCATTGGTCTCCGTGCTCACCTGGGAGCTATGCTTATCGATTACTCAGTGGTGGTGGCAATGAAAAGTTTGCCAAGATTTGTTTTGAAGATGAGCT GCTCATAAGTGAACAGAAGGGTAATGTTGGAAGAGGTATAAACATTGCCATTGTGAATT ATAAAACAGGAAAAGTTATATCTACAGAGTTTTTTGACATGTGGGAAGGAG ACTTCTCGGGACCCATGACTACTTTCATTAAAAATGCACCTAAAGGGTCACTTCTCTTGATGGTGACCCATGATGATGGAAGCACCAG ATTAAACGTTGATGCAAAAAAAGCAATAGCAGAGCTTGGCAGTAAAGAAATATGGAACATGAAGTTCAGGTCAAGCTGGGTCTTTATAGCTGCCAAAGGTTTCAACCTACCAGATAACATTGAAAAAGAAAAG ATCAACCATTCTGACAATAGCAAGAACAGATATAACGGCTGGCCAGCTGAAATCCAGATAGAAGGTTGTATCCCAGTAGACCTGATCTGA